The nucleotide sequence GAAATACACTACGAACTTGAAGTGGTATTGCGAATAGACAAAATTGGAAAACATGTAGATAAAAAATTTGCACACAGATATTACAGTGAAATAGGTCTTGGAATAGATTTTACTGCTCGCGATTTGCAATCGAAATGTAAAAAAAACGGGCACCCTTGGGAAATTGCAAAAGCTTTTGATAACTCCGCTCCTATTAGCGATTTCGTAAGCAAAAATAATTTTCCCGATTTACAAAACATAAATTTTTCTCTAACTAAAAATGAAACAGTTGTACAAGACGGAAATACAAAACACATGATTTTCGATTTCGACGAAATTATTGCTTATGTTTCTAAATTTGTTTCCTTGAAAATAGGAGATATGATTTTTACTGGCA is from Bacteroidota bacterium and encodes:
- a CDS encoding fumarylacetoacetate hydrolase family protein, which encodes MKIIAIGRNYIEHAKELNNPVPKEPIFFLKPETAILRKNKPFYIPEFSNEIHYELEVVLRIDKIGKHVDKKFAHRYYSEIGLGIDFTARDLQSKCKKNGHPWEIAKAFDNSAPISDFVSKNNFPDLQNINFSLTKNETVVQDGNTKHMIFDFDEIIAYVSKFVSLKIGDMIFTGTPAGVGKVEIGDRLTAFLEDKKLMDFEIK